In the genome of Raphanus sativus cultivar WK10039 chromosome 9, ASM80110v3, whole genome shotgun sequence, the window AGTCTTTAGCTCATTGGTTGTGTGGTTTTAGGTTCATTAAGTCTCCTTTCTTAGTCTTGCTCTTTTCTTCCTGATTGGTTTACTATCAAAAGATCCTTCAGATGATAACATACATTCATATATATCAGGTCTGCAGTTCCTGCAGCTTGAGAAACTCGTGCGAGAAGGCGTTTCTGTTAACAAACAAAGAGGACGAGGCTCGAACCCTTGACCTCATGAAGATTTTGTTCACCTATGGTTTTGACCCCTTGAGTGATACGGTAGCCAACAAAAGCCTCCTGAAGAAAAAATCTGTTAAGACTGTGGTGCGCAAGCTGCTGCATGAGGTTGTCAAGCTAAGCAGAGTACCGATAGATCCTAACCTTACTCCACCGGTTATCAAGAAAGCTCCACCTAAAGTCAAGCAGCCACCTCCTCCTCCTAAAAGACGTGTTGGCCGTGATGATGTTGAGATGAAGAAAGGTGATTGGCTCTGCCCAAAGTAAGTCACACCATAGCAGCCACCTCACATATTTTATGTTCTACTTTTTGATTTTTGTCCTGAGATGGTAATTTTTGTTCTTAGGTGCGATTTCATGAACTTTGCAAAGAACACCATTTGCTTACAGTGTGATGCAAAGAGGCCAAAGAGACAGCTCCTTCCAGGAGAATGGGAGTGCCCTGAGTAAGTTGCTATTCGAGTCTtcgaaaaaaatataatgtgttTAAACTTCATGTCACGGAACTGATGATATTGCTTGTTGTTATGGCAGATGCAACTTCTTAAACTATAGGAGAAACATGGCATGTTTTCACTGTGATTGCAAGCGTCCACCAGATGCTTTCTTAGAGAACAACACACAAGAAACACATCATCATCGCTTCACTGAAGCACAAACAGAGAAGGTTGTGAAGCGAGATGATGTTTCCAATGCCTGGAACTTTGATTTTGATGACGATGAATCAGACGGTGCAGAAGTTGCTGCGTTTGAGTACGCGGATTCTAGTAGAAAGAATCAAAACCTTCCAGTGGATGGTTTGAGAGatcctgaagaagaagagtttggtAATCTTCCACCAGGAGCACGAGAGAGTTCTGAGCCTGGAAAGAGCAGAAGAcctggtgttgggtttgatgaTTTTGACGATGAAGATGACATTGATAGCTATGAGATAGACGAAACTGGAAACAGAGAGGTATCTTCTTTCGCTCCTGAAGAGTTCTCAGAGGATGAACAGTTTCCAGAGTCGAAGGCTGGTTACAATGCGCACAGAGGAGGAACCTCACCGTTTCACAATAGTAGAAACAGGAATGGAAACAGTAGGGGAGGTTTCTCTAGGGATAGTGAGCTCGGTTTCAGTTCAGATGATGAAGCTTCAGTCACTCCCAGGTGGAAATCAAGTCACGTTGCTTCAACAAACAGAGGCCCGCCTTCGAGAAAAGTGACTTTTGGGTCGGACGATGAGTTTGGGCTCGACTCTGATATGGAGGACGATGGTCCCAGATCTGGTTTAAGGGGTGGTGGTGGCCAAAGAAGTAACGGTGCAAGAGGAGGGTTTAAGGGGAAAAGAAGATCCTATTCAGAATCAGAATCTGATGATGACATGGATGATATAGAAGAGTACAGAGGGTCAAGTTTCTCTGGTAATAGATCAAGAGGGAACAGAGGAAGAATGAGAGGTGGTGGACGTGGTGATTATAATGGCGCAAGTGGTTTCTCGGATAATAGATCAAGAGGGAGGGGAGGAAGAACAGGAGGAGGCAGAAGGGGTGGTGGTTTTGATAGTGACGGAGAAGATTACAGAGGTTCAGGTAGATCAAGAGGTAACAGAGAAGATAGAGGCGGGTTTGGGGGAAGAATGGGAAGCAGAAGTGGCGGTTTTGAAGATGGGTTTGATAGAAAGAGCAGTAGAGGAGGACGCGGTGCAGGGAGTTTCAGGGGATCTaacagaggaggaagaggaggaggaaacCGCCATGGGAATAGTGATGGTAAAGACACAGACTCTGTTGATTTCAGAAACAGTCGAAGAGTTATCGAAAGATAGAAAGAGAATGTAATAAACTGGTTTGCTTTTGTTCCAGTATTCAATTGGTTGTAGTGCAACTTTATAACATTCATAAATTTTGATACATTGAATATTTGAAGAATGAATACACGAGAGAAAAATAAGATGGAAAACACAATCACACCAAGAGATAAATAAGGATTAAACAACATCAATCGAGTTTGCTTAGATATTTGTCAAGCAAGTTGTCAACCATGACTTGATAAGCTCTTTCAGTTGGGTGGTAGCTATCCCAAAATATATAGGCTGAGGAATTAGAACATGTGAAAGGATTCATTGAGTTACACATGTAGGATATTGCCAGAGATCCTCTACCGCAACATCCTCTATCAGCTACCTCAAAACCTGAAGCATGATGAGATAATTTTACTTAGACTTCAGTAGTTTGGTTCAggttttatgatacaaatggaAAATTTATAAGGTGATCTTACCGTATCTTGCAGGATGTTGGATCATGTCAAAAAGAGTATCATAAACATCAATGTAGAGGATAACCCCATCCAACTCTTTATCTAAAGATTCTAGTGCTGGTGCAAGCCTTGCATTGAATTGTTTAGCCATGTTGTTTAAAGGTTTAACACATCCTCTTGTAAACAATCCTCCGAACACTGTTCTTTGAAGTGGTACACATCCAACCGGCACTGCGCTGAACACTCCGATTTTCTTAGCTCCAAGCTTATGTAATTCCTAAGTATTATACACAAGATATATAATTAGTATTAGATATAAGTTTattattgtttgatttatatttgtgaataaatcagtttaaaataCTTACTCTTACGAATTTGACTGCTGAGTCAGCCAAGAAATTGGCATATGAGGTACGGTCATATTTATGAGATTGAGCCATGAAAGTGTGAGCAAGGTCGTTGCTACTAgaacacacaacaaaaaaacTATG includes:
- the LOC108828724 gene encoding uncharacterized protein LOC108828724; the encoded protein is MATSISLLLIIKRISLSNINPKSRRLFQPFLVKPLSTSSAQTNPSPNSSPEENRKPSSSLSSRLSFVFDQIDAIEKRHSEQDETLERIRAWRQSKQPPPPPPPTAPPRRDPDPREERSESESKSAGDTDLTQSVLSKENGVVELVHPWPEWMELMEVLVKQNYFDHRRQRDDDDGEEDEMMVKSLGIDVPSSPSSSSSSNVGAALFQDFRAVQNACVNFGKDRFDILRSLSRNDIQILVGHGCPATDRKVVFSGKLLRKRVHLDEGDVCSSCSLRNSCEKAFLLTNKEDEARTLDLMKILFTYGFDPLSDTVANKSLLKKKSVKTVVRKLLHEVVKLSRVPIDPNLTPPVIKKAPPKVKQPPPPPKRRVGRDDVEMKKGDWLCPKCDFMNFAKNTICLQCDAKRPKRQLLPGEWECPECNFLNYRRNMACFHCDCKRPPDAFLENNTQETHHHRFTEAQTEKVVKRDDVSNAWNFDFDDDESDGAEVAAFEYADSSRKNQNLPVDGLRDPEEEEFGNLPPGARESSEPGKSRRPGVGFDDFDDEDDIDSYEIDETGNREVSSFAPEEFSEDEQFPESKAGYNAHRGGTSPFHNSRNRNGNSRGGFSRDSELGFSSDDEASVTPRWKSSHVASTNRGPPSRKVTFGSDDEFGLDSDMEDDGPRSGLRGGGGQRSNGARGGFKGKRRSYSESESDDDMDDIEEYRGSSFSGNRSRGNRGRMRGGGRGDYNGASGFSDNRSRGRGGRTGGGRRGGGFDSDGEDYRGSGRSRGNREDRGGFGGRMGSRSGGFEDGFDRKSSRGGRGAGSFRGSNRGGRGGGNRHGNSDGKDTDSVDFRNSRRVIER
- the LOC108825370 gene encoding GDSL esterase/lipase At1g58525-like isoform X2, coding for MKFQLLYLALLFIAAETNAVKQGKNATIPALIVFGDSIMDTGNNNRLPTLLKCNFPPYGKDFPGGQATGRFSDGRVPSDLIAEKLGIAKSLPAFMNPNLKPQDLLKGVTFASGGTGYDPLTAKIMSVISVWDQLTYFKQYISTIKQHFGEKKAQDILDHSFFVVCSSSNDLAHTFMAQSHKYDRTSYANFLADSAVKFVRELHKLGAKKIGVFSAVPVGCVPLQRTVFGGLFTRGCVKPLNNMAKQFNARLAPALESLDKELDGVILYIDVYDTLFDMIQHPARYGCCGRGSLAISYMCNSMNPFTCSNSSAYIFWDSYHPTERAYQVMVDNLLDKYLSKLD
- the LOC108825370 gene encoding GDSL esterase/lipase At1g58525-like isoform X1 gives rise to the protein MKFQLLYLALLFIAAETNAVKQGKNATIPALIVFGDSIMDTGNNNRLPTLLKCNFPPYGKDFPGGQATGRFSDGRVPSDLIAEKLGIAKSLPAFMNPNLKPQDLLKGVTFASGGTGYDPLTAKIMSVISVWDQLTYFKQYISTIKQHFGEKKAQDILDHSFFVVCSSSNDLAHTFMAQSHKYDRTSYANFLADSAVKFVRELHKLGAKKIGVFSAVPVGCVPLQRTVFGGLFTRGCVKPLNNMAKQFNARLAPALESLDKELDGVILYIDVYDTLFDMIQHPARYGFEVADRGCCGRGSLAISYMCNSMNPFTCSNSSAYIFWDSYHPTERAYQVMVDNLLDKYLSKLD